In the genome of Moorena sp. SIOASIH, the window GGCAAGGGTAGCATAGGCAATTTCCGCCTCCCGTGCTAACTTGGCCTCTGGCAAATTGGTCATGCCAATTACTTTTGCCCCCCAACTCCGGTAGAGATTAGATTCCGCCATGGTGGAAAATGCTGGCCCTTCCATGCACAGATAAGTCCCACCGTTATGTACGGTAACCTCTGGTAACTCCAAACTTGCGATCGCATCCACTAAAATTCCGGCCAGTTGGTTACACACCGGGTGTCCAAACCCAATATGAGCCACAATCCCTTCCCCAAAAAACGTCGAAACCCGATTCTTCGTGCGGTCAATAAACTGATCCGGTACCAGCATATCTAAGGGTTTGACCTCTTCCTGAAGAGAACCCACTGCTGAGGCAGAGATGATATACTCCACGCCTAACTGCTTCATGGCATAGATATTGGCTCGGAAGGGCAACTCGGAAGGCATCAAATGATGATTGCGACCATGACGAGCTAAGAAAGCCACAGTAGTTCCTTCTAAGGTTCCCACCATCAAGGCATCGGACGGAGGACCAAAGGGGGTGTCAATCGGTACCTCCTGCACATCCTTGAGAGCAGCCATTTTGTAAAGTCCGCTACCGCCAATAATCCCAATTTGTGCTTTTACCATGGTGTTTGTGCTTGCTGTGCCTCAGTCCAACGCTTTGTTATTTTACCTGAAACAGTATGAATTTTTGTTAAGGGGTAAGCATTCAGCCGTCAGCCGTCAGCCGTCAGCCGTCAGCCGTCAGCCACAAGCCTTGGCCAAAGGCCACGCTACGCGAATGGCTGATAGCACCTCAAGTAGCGTGCCCGTAACGCATTAGCTGATAGCTGATAGCTGATAGCTGATAGCTGATAGCTGATGGCTGATAGCTGATGGCTGATAGCTGATAGCTTACGTTAAGGGATTTTAAAATACAGACTGATGTTCCGATGCAATAGTTGTGCCTTATGTCTGACCAACCCCTTGGTAAACCCCGTCCTCTGGTAAAAGTGATCCTGCTATCGGTAGCCACATTAATGCTGTACTACGGTTGGTACAAGTGGATCATTCAGGAAGAGTTGCGACACTATAACAATTCTGGTTGGTCCGGTACCCTTTGCTTACTACCGTTCGTTTTAGGTGTCGCCGTTCCACAAGCCTTATGGATATTAGATCCCGATGTTCCTGGCTGGTTTGGTTGGTTTTCCCTGGTCGGTATAATTTGGATTTACATCGTTCAGTTCAGGCTTTATCGCACAGTTAACGAACTGTATCGACGAGAAGGACTGACAGAACCTCTGGTAGTGTGGTGGATTTTTATACCTGGGTTGAATTTAATTGTGGGATTAAAGCAAATTCATGTACTGAGCAAGTTTTGGGCAATGAAACAAGAAACTATACCGGAGGGGGCTATTTTGAATTGAAGCAAAAAGCAGACTTGTTGAACTTTGGAATAGGGAACAGGGAACAGGGAACAGGGAACAGGGGGAAGAGTGTGGCGAGAGGGGAGGCGTAGTTTTCGATCTGTGTTGACAACAACGATAGACAACAACGATAGACAGACATCAGCCATGTTGATAATCGTTTATTACTCGATTCAAGACTTCCGAGCAAATATTCCCTGTTCCCTATTCCCGACTCCCGACTCCCGACTCCCTCGGTGCGCTTTCCGTAGGCGAATTAAATTCGCCACGGGTCGCACCGCTCCCGACGATTCAAACTAAAATCTTAAACCAAATCCACCTTGAACAGAAGCAGCGACGCCGCCACCCTCCCGATAGGCATCAAAAGCAATAATCGCATTACCAAACAAAACCGTTTGGCTATTAGGGAGCACAAAATCAATACCAGGTTGTATAGCAAAACTGGTTTTATCTCCCACTGGTGACGGAGAGTGACCGCTAGCAAATACAGCCCCTGCTCCCAAGTAAGCATCGGTTTGCCAGTTAAGGGGGAAATCGTAACTAATTGTTGGCACAATAGCAGTGCCAGCACCAATCAGGGCTTGTGTCCGGAAGGAAATGGGGATTTCTAGGAATTTGTAGCGAAACGCAATTACCCCACCAATTTGCTGACCTTCTCCATCATCATCCTTTGTAATACCAATCGTAGGACCGATTCCCACATAACTTCCATAGGCAGCTTGAGCAAATGCTGGTTGCGACTTAATCATTAAACTAGCCAGACTCCCCAGCACCAGCGTTCCTAGTGTGGACAATAATCCAATAGTATTACCCATTTCCTCAACTCCTCAATACCTAAATCTAATGATGGCTGCTTTCTCGCTCATATTAGCTTAATTGCTTTGGTGAAACTAATATAGCAAAGGGAATAGGGAACAGGGAATAGGGAACAGGCAAGAGGCAAGAGGCAAGAGGCAAGAGGCAAGAGGCAAGAGAGTAAAAATTCTTTGATTAGAATAGAAACCGCTATATACAGGTTGATGTTTTGTTCACTGTTGATAGTTAACTTTAAATCAACGCAATCCATTAAGCAATCTATTCTGGTTAAGGGGGTTTTCAACTCAAGTCAACTCGAATATACTGAATCGATTCGGTAGCTTTTGAATTTATGCGATCGCTTTTAGCGGAAGCTGAGGCCTTTGGCCACGCTACGCGAACGCTTCATCGCGTAGCGGCTCTTTCAGAGCATCACTAATTTTTTGACAATAGAAAAAAATTAGCCTACTTGATTTTTTCCGACTTGTTTCTTTCCACTTGTTTCTTACTTGTTGGGTGCATCTCCTAAAAGCTTTTTGATCCGGTGGGTGGAACGGGCATCTTGCCCGTTACAAAATGAGGGCGAGCCTTTTGGTGGTGCGTTACGGGGCGGACTATCCCAACCCTGGCTACGAGGCCAAAAATAAGGGCAAGTCCCCCCCTAACGCACCCTACGCAATCTTCCCGATTCCCGATTCCCGATTCCCGATTCCCTACTCCCTACTCCCTACTCCCTACTCCCTACTCCCTACTCTAAAATAGTGTCACAAACATCTAGGATGAAGTCCACCATAGGTACAAATATATCGAAGTTGCTGCTCATCTAAATTTTTAACATTAGCAAAATCAACCCCCTTGATCCGGGCTAAATTCGATTTAGGTGGAGGCAAAGTAATAAATTGATTAGCCTTAGTCTGTTTAGCCATAGCAAAAGTAACTCCCAGAAAATCTGCTCCAGCTAAATTAGCCCCTCGCAAATCTGCAGCACTGAGATTAGCGTAACGTAGCTTAGCATTGTCAAGCTGCGCATTGCGTAAATTAGCCCCTACCAATTGGGTTGAATTGAAATCAACATTTTTGAGATTAGCATTACTCAAATTTGCCCTAGAAAGATTCGCTCCTTGCCAGCTTGATTGACTTAAATCAGCAGAAGAGAAATCACTCCCCACAGCACTAACTTTGCCCAAACGAGCACCATGAAGACTAGAGAGACTGAATTTTGCTTCCCCCAAATTGGCTCCTGTCAGGCTAGCATTTTCTAAGATAGCTCTACGGAAATCAGCATTAATCAGCTGGGCACTGCTGAGATTAGCACCGATCAGGCTACCGTTATAAAACCTTGCTCGGTTCAGGGTTGCCCCGATTAAATTGGTGCGATTCATCAAGACATTATCGAGAATAGCACCAGTGAGGTTAACTTCTCTGAGATCAGCTCCGCTGAAGTCACTGACCCAATCATCAAAAGTGCCAAAATGTTCATCCTCACCAGGGCCATAGAAGCGACTACCCTGCAAATTAGCACCGGACAAATTAGCGTAGCGGAAATTAATGCCCGACAAATTCAGGTTGTCCAGAATTGGATTAAAATAGCCATAACCCTGATTAACCTTACTTAGGTTAATATAGCTCAGGTTAGCATTATGCACTTGACCGTCGTAGATAGTCAGAATTTTCGAGATAGCTTGCTTAGTTGCTCTGTGCCGCACCGCTAGCACTCCCTCAACCCCAGCTTTACCTTCCCCGGTTAGGGTTTTCTGGTCGTTGGCCAAAGATTGATTCAATATTCGTAGATGGGGAAGGGGTTGAACACCTTTACTGACCAAGGTTTGTTGGAGGGTATCAATCAAGCTAGGGGTATTTTCCTGACCCAGCAAATCCACCAGAAACGGTACAGCACGATGGTCGTCTATCCTACCTAGAGCCAGAATTGATCCCATACGTTCTTCTTGAGCAGTGCCATCAGTGGAGTTTAATTGTTTCACTAAGGTCAGAAAGACCTGATTTTTCTGCTGATTGAACGCTCGCCAATTGGCCTGACTTTGAATATAGATTTGGGTTCCCACAAACGTGCCAAGTACAGACCCCATCCCGCCAAAGGTAACAATTAGCAGAGTAAGACCAGGATTTCGGCGCATCCACAACCAAAGATTGGGGGAGTGCTGTTGCGATTTTGAGTACAGGGTAATGGTATTAACTGTTGCGCTATGGTAACCCCAGGTAGCTTCCTGGTGATTAGACCATTGCCCATCAGTTTCCTCCTCTAGCTCTACCTCTTCATACTCTTGAGACCATTGCCCATCAGTTTCCTCCTCTAGCTCTACCTCTTCATACTCCGGTGAGGGGGAGGATTCAAAACTTGACCAGTACGGCAACAGCAACCGAGAGGAATCCGAGACATAAGTTCCGGCTATGTAGTCGTGGAGGCTGCGATGTTGAGGATTTAATACAGAACTAAAACTCTCTGCCAATAGCATCAATCCTGCCAACCCCAACAAAATTAACAAGTCGGGAAACGCTCCAGTGTAGCGCCAGAGTAAATAAGCACTTCCCAGTGGTAATCCCCAGCGTCCCACTGCCTCACGCCACACCGCACCGATCAAACCAGGGGGTTTTCCCGAAGCGGTAACCACTCGCACTCCAAACCAACCTTTGGGAGTAGTTTGACCAGTTTTTCCCAGCAAATAAAGTTGCCATAAGGTTACTCCTACTGGCATCACTAACGAAGCACACCAAAAAAAATTGGTCAGGGGAGTGACTCGCTTGGTTAGTTGTAGGCGCGGGTAAGCTAGAGTTTTTGCGATCGCATTCTGGGTTGCCCCCAACACTGGGTTAAGGGGAACCGGTTCTGCCTCCGAGTATTTTTCTGCATACAAACCAATCCCGTAAGGGAGCAATGCACTAGTAGTTACCAGCGAGACTTCCAAAAGCGCTGCCACGCAACGCCTAGTCACCAGTGGCAGAACCAAGTTCAGTCGCAGCGGAAAATACCAGCTACCTTGTCGGTGTTGACCTGTTTTTATAGTGGGGCTAGCCATATTCAATGCTCAGGCTGCGTATGGTTGCTTTTTAATGACTTTAAACACTGATTTCAAGGATCAGTAAGCAAATTCCCCGAGATTATAGCAGATTTTGCTTGATACCGTTTTTTGGGGCAAACACCTGATGACTATGTTTAACTATGTCTAGACTTAACCGGTTGAATACCGGCAATAGCACTGAACTGCTATGAAATCAGCCTCATTATTATATAGCAGTTTTCTTGGGGTTAATGGGAGTAGAGAATAGGGAGTGATGTAAGGTTTGTAAAGCGAAACAAATTCAAATGGAGATAGTCAAGTAATCTAGAACAAGTGTATTAGTAATAGATCAGAAGACTTTGGGGGATGAAAATGACTAAACTATTCCCACACTGGATGATTGTTCCAATCACCCTAGCAGTAAGCTTAAGTAGCCCTGGTATCGCCAACGCCGAAACCATCAACCTTGAGCCTGAATTCCAGCCTGATCCAATCGTAGTTACTGGAAACTCTGGAGGCTCAAACAAGAGCCAATGCGGTATGATTAGTACCCAGCCCAATCATGTCATTAATTTGAACCAAGATTTTACCTACTTGCGCTTCAACCTAGAAAGCCAGGGCCAGCCCACTCTATTGATTCAGGAGCCCAATGGTACCTCATGTACACAGGCCGATAATTTATCTGGAGGCAATATTGTTAAAATCGGGTATTGGGAGCAAGGCAGCTACTCATTCTACGTCGGCGATCGCAATGGTGAACAGCATCCTTATACCTTATCGATCACTAAAACTCCCTAGTACCGCTGTGCCAAATTAAAAGTTCAACAGTCAATAATTATTGTATGCAAGCCTTTTCGGTGCAATCCTTTTCCCTGACAACTGCGGCAAAGTCTATTTGTGAGAGGACTTACGCACTCAGATATATAAAATGTCTGCAACAAAATGTCTGTAACCCTATGTTCCCTGTTCCCTGTTCCCTGTTCCCTGTTCCCATTAGCTTAAACCCTTGATTTTTGGTTTAGCTGCGTAAGTCCTATGTGATTAGTCATGGCTCTAATCTTCAATCTGCTCAACCGATACCTCAACCGCTTCCACATCAATTGTACCTGGAGCTGTTAAGCGGCTAAAACGACCCTGTTCTATCTTCAAAACTTCCCCGCAACTGGGGCACTGAGACTGGGTATTATTAAACCCAGTAAACTCATAGGCACAGACTGGACATTGATCTTCCACTAGATTACGTCTGAGCCACCAGCGAACTCCGAACCAGGCAATCACTGGTGAGATGATTAATAAACCAATCAAAATCAAAAAACCATTGACTACCCATCCCAAGCCAACTGTGCCTAGCAAGAAACAAGTTAAGAAGAACGCTAGCCAACAGCCCATACCTGACAGGTTGAACTGGAACTGTCTCGGGGTATTTTGATTCACTGTTTTCTTTTAACAATAACAAATATGATCGGGTAGTTATATCCTAGTTCAGATTCGTCTTAACTTGAATAGAAATTAGCCCTCGCTGCTTATGCTCCGCAAGGTGCGACTCAATCTTTACGCAAAATCGAGTAAATCTTTTAACTGCTTTGTCAGAGCCTCTTTACTAAATAACCCTAGGGATTGTTCTCTTAACCACTGACCATCACAGCGTTGATCCTCTCCCTTGAGAATTTCAATACAAGCCGCAGCGACTGCATCAGGGTCTCGATAGGGAACTTGCCAACCAAGCTGACCATCTTGTAAGGGATCAGCAGAACCATCAGAATCCCCAGAAAGGACAGGTTTACCACAAGCCATGGCCTCTAGGTATACAATCCCAAAGCCTTCTTGAGAGGGCATGACGTAGGCATCAGCCACTCGGTAGTGTTCCACTAATTCTGGTGTAGGGACAAAACCAGCAAAGACCACCCGATCGGCAACACCCAAATCTTTCGCTAGCTGTGCCAGTCTCGGTTGATCATCACCACGACCAATGACTAGATATTTAACCTCTGGAAAGATTTTTGCGATCGCAGGAAGTGCTTGAATGGTAACATCTACTCCTTTATAAATATCCCCAGACCACAGACGGGCCACAGTCATCAACACCTTAGCACCAGCCAGACCATACTTTTCGATTAAGGCTGGTGATTTCGGACCAGGAGTAAACCTATTCCCATCAACAGCACAAGGCAACATCTTTACCTTTTGAGGATTTAGCTTATTGGCAGCACAAGCGCGATCGCGACTGTAACGACTAATAGTCCAAATTGCTGCTGCCCGCTCTAGGGCATTACGTTCTTTGATGGGTAAGGGTTCCCACACCTCTTTACCATAGGTCAAAACTGTATAGGGAATCCCCAGACTATTGCACAACAGCTGAGTCAGGGGAGCCAGTTTGATATGACCGCAGAAAACGTGCTTGGGACGTTTTTGCCATAAATAAAACCATAGCGCTATTGTTAAGCGAACACGCCCTAGCACAGGAGGCTTAGTTTTCAGGTAATGGAATCTGAGTGGGTAGACATCAAAGGGATTGTCACAACCTAGACCATCCCGCAGCAAAAATATTTCAGCGCTAGAACTGGTAAGAGTCTTAGCAGCAACAGACAAATATGCCTCGAAAATATCTTTGACGTAGGATTGGATGCCCCCTTCACACTCAAAAATCTCTAGGAAAATGAATACGTAGTTAGATGCGGTTTTCTGTGTGTCGCTCAAATTCGTTAGTTTTGAGTTCGATTCACCTATCTTAACCTCGAACTATTTCTAAAAGCATTCAGGAAAAATAACCAAGAAGTTGTAGCCATGGGAGACAGGGTTACGATACTTGGTACCGAGGAAATTCGCAGGAAATTGCTATCAAACAAAAATCCCACGTACTTTGAGCCGTGGGATTTTCAGAAAAGGTTTTTTGACCCAAGCAATCGAAATCCCACAAACTCTAGTTGAAACTCTAGTTGTAGGATGAGACTGATGGTTAAGCGAATCTTAAAACAGACCCCAAGTCAAAGACTGAGCAATGGGGAAGGTAGCACCAACACCAAGCCAGATGGTGACTAGGGTACCAAATAAAAATACCGTAGTTGCCACTGGACGGCGGAATGGGTTCTGGAATTTGTTCACACCTTCGATGAAGGGAACCAGCATCAGACCCAAGGGAACTGCTGCCATAGCAGCAATACCCAACAGTTTATTAGGGAGAATCCGCAAAATTTGGAAAACAGGATATAGATACCATTCCGGGAGGATTTCTAAAGGTGTGGCAAAGGGATCTGCTGGTTCACCAATCATGGCTGGATCCAGCACAGCTAAACCAATGCATAGAGCAATGGAACCCATGATTACCACTGGGAAAACGTAGAGGAGGTCATTAGGCCAAGCTGGCTCGCCATAATAATTATGACCCATCCCCTTGGCTAGTTTGGCACGTAAAATGGGATCGTCTAGATCCGGCTTTTTAAGAACTGACATTGCTTAAATTCTTCTCCTTAATAAGTAAAGGTAAGCAGGTGGCAGCAGGAAGGTTTGCATTTAGTTTTAACACTTTCCTGACTTTTAGTCAGTACAGATTTACAATGGACCAGAAATGCCCTGTTTGCGAATCATCAGGAAGTGCAGCAGCATGAAGACAGCGATAAACCAGGGCAAAACAAAGGTATGTAGGCTGTAGTAGCGACTCAGGGTACCCTGACCTACACTAGTACCACCGCGCAGCAGTTCGACGATTAAAGAACCAACCACGGGAATAGCTTCAGGAACGCCAGATACAATCTTGACCGCCCAGTAACCAACTTGGTCCCAAGGCAAGGAGTAGCCAGTCACACCGAAAGAGACTGTAATTACTGCTAAAACTACCCCTGTCACCCAGGTCAGTTCACGGGGCTTTTTGAAGCCACCAGTCAGATAGACCCGGAAGACGTGCAGAATCATCATCAGCACCATCATGCTGGCAGACCAGCGGTGAACAGAGCGGATTAGCCAGCCAAAGCTCACTTCAGTCATAATGTACTGTACAGAGCTAAATGCCTCAGCGACCGTCGGCTTGTAGTAGAAGGTCATGGCAAATCCAGTGGCAAACTGGATTATAAAGCAAGTTAGAGTAATTCCACCCAGGCAGTAAAAAATATTAACGTGTGGAGGTACGTACTTTGAAGTGATGTCATCGGAAAGTGCCTGAATTTCCAGACGCTCCTCAAACCAGTCGTATACTTTCGAGTCAGTGATTTGCTTAGAAAACATGAGGCCAGAGTTTCCGAAAGGATTTTGCCGTCAGACGTTGAATGTCGGAGTGTTCAACTCCTTAAGTTACAACGAATACAGCCTATATGTTACATGATGTTAATTTTAACATGACCTGCTTCATTAATTTGCCGTCAACTCTGGCGGTTACAGCCCAAATATTATACCTGATCGCGGTTACAGGTAACATAACTTAACAAGTAATCTCATAATTTTTGATCATGCACAAACGAGCCTTCTGGGTTGGACTCTTACTAACCTTCCCAATCATGCTATTGTCTGCCTGGTGGACACCAACAGCCGCTGCCTTCTCTCAGGAGCAAAGGCTTTTTTCCCAAGCATGGCGGATTGTCTCTCAATCCTACGTTGATGATACCTTTAACCATCAGAATTGGTGGTTGTTACGTCAGAAGACCTTGAAAAAGCGGCTGCCTAATCGTGAAGCTACCTATACTGCCATAGAAACAATGTTAGGGAGTCTTGGGGATCCCTTCACACGATTGCTCAGACCTGAACAATATCATAGTTTGCAAATCAACACCTCTGGTGAACTCTCCGGTGTCGGGCTACAAATTGCAATTGATGGGGAAACTGGTGAGTTAGAAGTAATCACCCCAATTGCTCAATCACCAGCGGATTTAGCCGGTATCCGACCACGGGATCACATCCTAGAAATTGATGGCATGCTGACTAGGGACATGACTCTAGATGAAGCAGCAGCAAGGATGCGTGGACCAATTGGTACAACAGTTACCTTGAAGATTCAAGGCCAGAAAGAACAGCCAAAATTGGTGGAAATAGTACGCGATCGCATTTCCCTAAACCCAGTGTATTCAGTCCTCGATACCGAGGACAATAGAAACCCAGTCGGTTATATTCGCCTGTCTCAATTTAGTGCCAACGCCCCAATGGAAGTTGCCCACGCCGTTGCTAAACTCAAGGAGATGGGTGCAGATGGCTATATTCTTGATCTCAGGAATAATCCAGGGGGTCTCTTGCAGGCAGGTATTGAAATTGCTCGCCTCTGGTTAGATCAAGGCACTATTGTTTACACCGTTAACCGCCAAGGCACCATTGGTAGCTTTCAAGCCTATGGTGAAGCTCTTACGGAAGACCCCTTGGTTGTATTAGTTAATCAAGGCAGCGCCAGTGCTAGTGAGATTCTAGCTGGGGCTTTACAGGACAATGGTAGGGCAAAGCTAGTCGGGGAAAAAACCTTTGGCAAAGGGTTAATTCAGTCCTTATTTGAACTAATAGATGGGTCAGGATTAGCAGTTACCGTTGCCAAGTACGAGACCCCCAATCACCGGGATATTAATAAATTAGGGATTGAGCCAGACGTGGAAGTGCCTTTAGAAGCAATTAGTTTGAGCGAAGTGGGAACAAAAGCAGATACTCAGTATCACGAAGCAATCAAGTTGTTAACCTCTGATACTTTTCTAGCTAAGGCAAGTTAGATTGTCTGTAGATTAGGGCGTCAGAGCATCAGGGGGTCAGGGCGTCAGATATATAGCTCTTCTGGGCTTTCAAACTTCGCCCAAACTTGCTGATAAACGCTCGTAAGCTTGGTCAATCACGCCTTTGCCTCGCAAAAAACCAGTATTGGCCCCAGGACAGATAAATTGAAGAGTCTCTGGGGTAAAACGCTCAAGCAACGATTGCAGACTCCGAATCTGTCTCGGCCAATGAAATGTTTTCGGGGTTCGCAGGGGCAACAGTTCTCCTTGTTTACTAGGAAGCAAATGACGCCCAGAAAATAGCACACCCCCTGCACCAGTGTAGTAAAGACAAGAAGAACCAGGAGAGTGACCAGGAGTCCAAATGACGTAGCAGTAGGGATTTATAGTCAACTCCTTGTGAAATGGAACTACGTCCAATCCCGGCAGTAAGTAAGCCTCTTGTTCTTGAATCAGGACTTGGCACCCCATAC includes:
- a CDS encoding S-methyl-5'-thioadenosine phosphorylase, producing MVKAQIGIIGGSGLYKMAALKDVQEVPIDTPFGPPSDALMVGTLEGTTVAFLARHGRNHHLMPSELPFRANIYAMKQLGVEYIISASAVGSLQEEVKPLDMLVPDQFIDRTKNRVSTFFGEGIVAHIGFGHPVCNQLAGILVDAIASLELPEVTVHNGGTYLCMEGPAFSTMAESNLYRSWGAKVIGMTNLPEAKLAREAEIAYATLALVTDYDCWHPEHDHVTVEMIIDNLNRNAINAQKVIQETVRRLVDNPPVSKAHSALKYAIFTPLDQAPEATKEKLELLLQKYL
- a CDS encoding pentapeptide repeat-containing protein, which codes for MASPTIKTGQHRQGSWYFPLRLNLVLPLVTRRCVAALLEVSLVTTSALLPYGIGLYAEKYSEAEPVPLNPVLGATQNAIAKTLAYPRLQLTKRVTPLTNFFWCASLVMPVGVTLWQLYLLGKTGQTTPKGWFGVRVVTASGKPPGLIGAVWREAVGRWGLPLGSAYLLWRYTGAFPDLLILLGLAGLMLLAESFSSVLNPQHRSLHDYIAGTYVSDSSRLLLPYWSSFESSPSPEYEEVELEEETDGQWSQEYEEVELEEETDGQWSNHQEATWGYHSATVNTITLYSKSQQHSPNLWLWMRRNPGLTLLIVTFGGMGSVLGTFVGTQIYIQSQANWRAFNQQKNQVFLTLVKQLNSTDGTAQEERMGSILALGRIDDHRAVPFLVDLLGQENTPSLIDTLQQTLVSKGVQPLPHLRILNQSLANDQKTLTGEGKAGVEGVLAVRHRATKQAISKILTIYDGQVHNANLSYINLSKVNQGYGYFNPILDNLNLSGINFRYANLSGANLQGSRFYGPGEDEHFGTFDDWVSDFSGADLREVNLTGAILDNVLMNRTNLIGATLNRARFYNGSLIGANLSSAQLINADFRRAILENASLTGANLGEAKFSLSSLHGARLGKVSAVGSDFSSADLSQSSWQGANLSRANLSNANLKNVDFNSTQLVGANLRNAQLDNAKLRYANLSAADLRGANLAGADFLGVTFAMAKQTKANQFITLPPPKSNLARIKGVDFANVKNLDEQQLRYICTYGGLHPRCL
- a CDS encoding glycosyltransferase family 4 protein, whose translation is MSDTQKTASNYVFIFLEIFECEGGIQSYVKDIFEAYLSVAAKTLTSSSAEIFLLRDGLGCDNPFDVYPLRFHYLKTKPPVLGRVRLTIALWFYLWQKRPKHVFCGHIKLAPLTQLLCNSLGIPYTVLTYGKEVWEPLPIKERNALERAAAIWTISRYSRDRACAANKLNPQKVKMLPCAVDGNRFTPGPKSPALIEKYGLAGAKVLMTVARLWSGDIYKGVDVTIQALPAIAKIFPEVKYLVIGRGDDQPRLAQLAKDLGVADRVVFAGFVPTPELVEHYRVADAYVMPSQEGFGIVYLEAMACGKPVLSGDSDGSADPLQDGQLGWQVPYRDPDAVAAACIEILKGEDQRCDGQWLREQSLGLFSKEALTKQLKDLLDFA
- the petD gene encoding cytochrome b6-f complex subunit IV, which translates into the protein MSVLKKPDLDDPILRAKLAKGMGHNYYGEPAWPNDLLYVFPVVIMGSIALCIGLAVLDPAMIGEPADPFATPLEILPEWYLYPVFQILRILPNKLLGIAAMAAVPLGLMLVPFIEGVNKFQNPFRRPVATTVFLFGTLVTIWLGVGATFPIAQSLTWGLF
- the petB gene encoding cytochrome b6, coding for MFSKQITDSKVYDWFEERLEIQALSDDITSKYVPPHVNIFYCLGGITLTCFIIQFATGFAMTFYYKPTVAEAFSSVQYIMTEVSFGWLIRSVHRWSASMMVLMMILHVFRVYLTGGFKKPRELTWVTGVVLAVITVSFGVTGYSLPWDQVGYWAVKIVSGVPEAIPVVGSLIVELLRGGTSVGQGTLSRYYSLHTFVLPWFIAVFMLLHFLMIRKQGISGPL
- the ctpA gene encoding carboxyl-terminal processing protease CtpA, encoding MHKRAFWVGLLLTFPIMLLSAWWTPTAAAFSQEQRLFSQAWRIVSQSYVDDTFNHQNWWLLRQKTLKKRLPNREATYTAIETMLGSLGDPFTRLLRPEQYHSLQINTSGELSGVGLQIAIDGETGELEVITPIAQSPADLAGIRPRDHILEIDGMLTRDMTLDEAAARMRGPIGTTVTLKIQGQKEQPKLVEIVRDRISLNPVYSVLDTEDNRNPVGYIRLSQFSANAPMEVAHAVAKLKEMGADGYILDLRNNPGGLLQAGIEIARLWLDQGTIVYTVNRQGTIGSFQAYGEALTEDPLVVLVNQGSASASEILAGALQDNGRAKLVGEKTFGKGLIQSLFELIDGSGLAVTVAKYETPNHRDINKLGIEPDVEVPLEAISLSEVGTKADTQYHEAIKLLTSDTFLAKAS
- a CDS encoding MBL fold metallo-hydrolase, whose product is MQPDTPAKGDFDLTPRASSNQQPAASKPPRLVLDTIFAFPPNRDTLGGTAYIIVGNSFNLLIDCPAWNDTNQQFLREQGGVSLLFITHRGGIGKAKEIQESMGCQVLIQEQEAYLLPGLDVVPFHKELTINPYCYVIWTPGHSPGSSCLYYTGAGGVLFSGRHLLPSKQGELLPLRTPKTFHWPRQIRSLQSLLERFTPETLQFICPGANTGFLRGKGVIDQAYERLSASLGEV